One Aliidongia dinghuensis DNA window includes the following coding sequences:
- a CDS encoding polyhydroxyalkanoate granule-associated phasin encodes MATMPQTLARAMTETSAGLAQTARTVTETVTAAGTVIGHRVTLGAQAVGDPLNADHHAEFSRMTTEKVTAFSDASNAMLDELRDINREVMTFLAQQTVGAAQAAFELGAATTPAAIFAAHQRFLMESWARGSAHAFKLAALSSTVSAQVLAPVHSTATANAKRLDKALRKKR; translated from the coding sequence ATGGCAACGATGCCGCAGACGCTGGCGCGTGCCATGACTGAGACCAGCGCCGGCCTCGCCCAGACGGCGCGGACCGTGACCGAGACCGTGACGGCCGCGGGGACGGTCATCGGCCACCGGGTCACCTTGGGCGCGCAGGCCGTGGGCGACCCGCTCAACGCCGATCACCATGCCGAATTCTCACGGATGACGACCGAGAAGGTGACGGCCTTTTCCGACGCATCGAACGCCATGCTGGACGAGCTGCGCGACATCAATCGCGAAGTCATGACGTTCCTGGCCCAGCAGACCGTCGGCGCCGCCCAGGCCGCGTTCGAGCTTGGCGCCGCCACGACGCCCGCCGCGATCTTCGCCGCGCACCAGCGCTTCCTGATGGAGAGCTGGGCGCGCGGCTCGGCCCACGCCTTCAAGCTCGCAGCCCTGAGCTCGACCGTCTCGGCCCAGGTGCTGGCGCCCGTGCACAGCACCGCGACCGCGAACGCCAAGCGCCTCGACAAGGCTTTGCGCAAGAAACGCTGA
- the minC gene encoding septum site-determining protein MinC, whose amino-acid sequence MSADLVHGGMFTVMVVRVDDPNDPEFESRLAEQIARSPAFFANAPVVIDLQNCTGAASADAFHALRRLLKRQHLIAVGVQNANATQVRAAMNADLAAFAPANAARRTEGAAPAQAPAPEPARPAPMQVPQPAAAPTGGTRTKVVSQPVRSGTQIYARGSDLIVLNSVSPGAEVIADGHVHIYGALRGRAIAGANGDTEARIFVERLEAELLCVAGHYLVSEAIDPAYIGRSVQVALVDDRLTILGS is encoded by the coding sequence ATGAGCGCCGATCTCGTCCACGGCGGCATGTTCACCGTCATGGTGGTGCGCGTCGACGATCCGAACGACCCCGAATTCGAAAGCCGGCTTGCCGAGCAGATCGCCCGCAGCCCGGCTTTCTTCGCCAACGCGCCGGTCGTAATCGACCTGCAGAATTGCACAGGCGCCGCGTCCGCCGACGCGTTCCACGCGCTGCGCCGCTTACTCAAGCGCCAGCACCTGATCGCGGTTGGCGTGCAGAACGCCAACGCGACCCAGGTTCGGGCGGCGATGAACGCCGATCTCGCGGCCTTCGCCCCGGCGAATGCCGCGCGCCGGACCGAGGGCGCGGCGCCGGCCCAGGCGCCCGCACCCGAACCGGCCCGCCCTGCGCCGATGCAGGTGCCGCAGCCGGCCGCGGCCCCGACGGGCGGCACGCGCACCAAGGTCGTGAGCCAGCCGGTCCGTTCCGGCACGCAGATCTATGCCCGCGGCAGCGACCTCATCGTCCTGAATTCGGTCAGCCCCGGCGCCGAGGTCATCGCCGACGGCCATGTCCACATCTATGGCGCGCTCCGCGGCCGGGCGATCGCCGGCGCCAACGGCGATACCGAAGCGCGCATCTTTGTCGAGCGACTCGAAGCGGAACTGCTCTGCGTCGCCGGTCATTATCTCGTCAGCGAGGCGATCGACCCGGCCTACATCGGCCGTTCGGTCCAGGTGGCGCTCGTCGACGACCGATTGACCATCCTCGGCAGCTGA
- the minD gene encoding septum site-determining protein MinD, whose protein sequence is MSKVITITSGKGGVGKTTTSAAFATGLAQRGNKTVVIDFDVGLRNLDLIMGVERRVVFDFINVINGDANLNQALIKDKRVDNLYIFPTSQTRDKEALSKEGVARVVDELKDNFDYIVCDSPAGIEHGALSALYHADAAVIVTNPEVSSVRDSDRILGMLASKSRRAERNEAPVDEYLLLTRYSPERVERGEMLSIEDVQEILSVPLIGVIPESEAVLKASNTGMPVILDTDSNAGAAYGDAVARFLGEQREMRFLKAQKKSLLRTLFGKA, encoded by the coding sequence TTGTCCAAGGTCATCACCATCACGTCCGGTAAGGGCGGCGTCGGCAAGACCACCACTTCCGCCGCCTTCGCAACCGGCCTCGCCCAGCGCGGCAACAAGACCGTCGTCATCGATTTCGACGTGGGGCTGCGCAATCTCGACCTGATCATGGGCGTCGAGCGCCGCGTGGTGTTCGATTTCATCAACGTGATCAACGGCGACGCAAACCTCAACCAGGCGTTGATCAAGGATAAGCGCGTCGACAATCTTTATATTTTCCCGACTTCGCAGACGCGCGACAAGGAGGCGCTCAGCAAGGAGGGCGTCGCTCGTGTGGTGGACGAGCTCAAGGACAATTTCGACTATATCGTCTGCGACAGCCCGGCCGGCATCGAGCATGGCGCGCTCTCGGCGCTCTATCATGCGGATGCGGCGGTCATCGTGACCAACCCCGAGGTCTCCTCCGTGCGCGACAGCGACCGTATCCTCGGCATGCTGGCGTCGAAATCGCGCCGCGCCGAACGGAACGAGGCGCCGGTCGACGAATATCTGCTTTTGACCCGCTATTCGCCGGAGCGTGTCGAGCGCGGCGAGATGCTGTCGATCGAGGACGTGCAGGAGATCCTGTCGGTGCCGCTCATCGGCGTCATTCCGGAATCGGAGGCAGTGCTGAAGGCGTCGAACACCGGCATGCCGGTCATCCTCGACACGGACAGCAACGCCGGCGCCGCCTATGGCGACGCGGTTGCGCGCTTCCTGGGCGAACAGCGCGAGATGCGCTTCCTCAAGGCCCAGAAGAAAAGCCTGCTTCGCACCCTGTTCGGGAAAGCCTGA
- the minE gene encoding cell division topological specificity factor MinE: protein MSILERLFRKRNDSASVAKERLQIVLAHERASRTAPDFLPLLQKELLSVIAKYLEVDDEMIKIALEKAGEVSVLEINVELDKARVKKTLPVVGGEAKSTDTTKPATVGA, encoded by the coding sequence ATGAGCATCCTCGAGCGCCTGTTCCGCAAGCGGAACGATTCCGCCTCCGTCGCCAAGGAACGGCTGCAGATCGTGCTCGCGCACGAGCGGGCCAGCCGGACGGCCCCCGACTTCCTGCCGCTGCTGCAGAAGGAGTTGCTGTCCGTCATCGCCAAGTATCTCGAGGTCGATGACGAGATGATCAAGATCGCGCTGGAAAAGGCCGGCGAGGTCTCGGTGCTCGAAATCAACGTCGAGCTGGACAAGGCGCGCGTGAAGAAGACGCTGCCGGTCGTCGGCGGCGAGGCGAAGTCCACGGACACGACGAAGCCGGCGACCGTCGGCGCCTGA
- a CDS encoding ABC transporter substrate-binding protein, producing the protein MRAWYAAARGMMLAGLVAFSSAAPALAAPALPAGDPSAVVSSLNSSLLAVMQNAQKLGYKGRYAALEPVVRQVFDVAYMTRIAVGSGWSTLSDDQQAQLVDAFRRFITATYARRFDGYSGEKFVTDGAKSVGDSTLVATRLIKSDGEPVVLNYLTREDASQDGRWQVVDIYLTGTISELATRRSEFAAVFRRSGYDGLLEALRQKVSQIETDSRVS; encoded by the coding sequence ATGAGGGCCTGGTACGCGGCAGCGCGAGGCATGATGCTGGCCGGTTTGGTCGCGTTTTCGAGCGCGGCACCCGCTTTGGCGGCACCGGCGTTGCCGGCGGGCGACCCGAGCGCGGTCGTGAGCAGCCTGAACAGCAGCCTGCTCGCGGTCATGCAGAACGCCCAGAAGCTCGGCTACAAGGGACGCTATGCAGCACTCGAGCCGGTCGTGCGCCAGGTGTTCGACGTCGCCTATATGACGCGGATTGCGGTCGGCAGCGGCTGGTCGACCCTGAGTGACGACCAGCAGGCGCAGCTCGTCGACGCGTTCCGGCGCTTCATCACCGCGACCTACGCCCGCCGCTTCGACGGCTATTCCGGTGAGAAGTTCGTGACGGACGGGGCGAAGTCCGTCGGCGACTCGACCCTGGTTGCGACTCGCCTCATCAAGTCCGACGGCGAGCCGGTCGTGCTCAATTACCTGACGCGCGAGGACGCAAGCCAGGACGGCCGCTGGCAGGTGGTCGATATCTACCTGACCGGCACGATCAGCGAGCTTGCGACGCGTCGCTCCGAATTCGCCGCCGTGTTCCGCCGCTCCGGCTATGACGGCCTGCTGGAAGCATTGCGCCAGAAGGTCAGCCAGATCGAGACCGACTCCCGCGTCTCCTGA
- the pip gene encoding prolyl aminopeptidase, with amino-acid sequence MSRSDLHPPVEPYESGLLAVDRLHRIYWEQCGNPAGIPVVFLHGGPGSGSTPTHRRFFDPAAYRAVLFDQRGAGRSTPVGALEDNTTPHLVADLERLRESLGIERWLVFGGSWGSTLALAYGQAHPERCLGFVLRGIFLCRPSEIDWFLNGMCTIFPEASRAFAEFLPLDERGDLLGNYYRRLVDPEPRVHMPAARAWSTYEGSCSTLLPSPDTIAAFGEDRMALGLARLEAHYMINGGFLPPGGLLGGIDRIRHLPAVIVQGRYDVVCPAVTADALARAWPEAEYQVVPDAGHSAMEPGTRQRLLAALDRMRRRFS; translated from the coding sequence ATGAGCCGCAGCGACCTTCACCCGCCGGTCGAGCCTTATGAGTCTGGCCTGCTCGCGGTCGATCGCCTGCACCGGATCTATTGGGAGCAGTGCGGCAATCCTGCCGGCATTCCGGTCGTGTTCCTGCATGGCGGTCCCGGCTCCGGCTCGACGCCGACCCATCGGCGTTTCTTCGACCCGGCGGCCTATCGCGCCGTGCTGTTCGATCAGCGCGGCGCCGGCCGGTCGACGCCGGTCGGCGCGCTCGAGGACAACACCACGCCTCACCTCGTCGCCGATCTCGAGCGGCTGCGCGAAAGCCTGGGCATCGAGCGCTGGCTCGTGTTCGGCGGCTCCTGGGGCTCGACGCTGGCGCTTGCCTATGGCCAGGCGCATCCGGAGCGCTGCCTCGGATTCGTGCTGCGCGGCATCTTCCTGTGCCGGCCGAGCGAGATCGACTGGTTCTTGAACGGCATGTGCACGATCTTTCCGGAGGCCTCGCGTGCCTTCGCCGAGTTCCTGCCGCTGGACGAGCGGGGCGACCTGCTTGGCAACTACTACCGCCGCCTCGTCGATCCGGAGCCGCGGGTCCATATGCCGGCGGCGCGGGCCTGGAGCACCTATGAGGGCAGCTGCTCGACCCTGCTGCCGTCGCCGGACACGATCGCCGCCTTCGGCGAGGACCGCATGGCGCTGGGCCTCGCCCGGCTCGAGGCGCACTACATGATCAATGGCGGCTTCCTGCCGCCGGGCGGTCTCTTGGGCGGCATCGACCGTATCCGCCATTTGCCGGCGGTCATCGTCCAGGGCCGTTACGACGTGGTCTGCCCCGCCGTCACCGCCGATGCGCTTGCGCGCGCCTGGCCCGAGGCCGAATACCAGGTCGTGCCCGATGCCGGGCATTCGGCGATGGAACCGGGTACGCGCCAGCGCCTGCTGGCCGCCCTCGACCGCATGCGCCGGCGCTTCAGCTGA
- a CDS encoding acyloxyacyl hydrolase, which yields MSKRRLIPALAAAAVALCAGLVSAPAKADSVPYDPALLVVGVGDYNVLHNIQNEAVFRGEYRFGTRIFYIRPIVGVETNTGGGVYAYGGFGVNLPITDHIVLFPSGAFGYWDRGSSKNLGAHEEFRTGAEIAWRFDDASRIGVSFHHISNAGITQRNPGVEEALVEYAIPLGGMFP from the coding sequence TTGTCGAAACGTCGCCTTATTCCGGCCCTGGCCGCCGCGGCTGTCGCCCTGTGCGCGGGCCTTGTCAGCGCCCCGGCCAAGGCCGACTCAGTGCCTTATGACCCGGCTCTGCTCGTGGTGGGCGTCGGCGACTACAACGTCCTCCACAACATCCAGAACGAGGCGGTGTTCCGCGGCGAATATCGCTTCGGCACGCGCATCTTCTACATCCGGCCGATCGTCGGCGTCGAAACCAATACCGGCGGCGGCGTCTATGCCTATGGCGGCTTCGGCGTCAACCTGCCGATCACCGACCATATCGTGCTGTTCCCGTCGGGCGCCTTCGGCTATTGGGACCGCGGCAGCAGCAAGAACCTGGGCGCGCACGAGGAGTTCCGCACCGGCGCCGAGATCGCCTGGCGCTTCGACGATGCCTCGCGCATCGGCGTGTCGTTCCACCACATCTCGAACGCCGGCATCACCCAGCGCAACCCGGGCGTCGAGGAGGCGTTGGTCGAATACGCGATCCCGCTCGGCGGCATGTTCCCCTGA
- a CDS encoding MAPEG family protein yields MHFAITPLYAALAAIILMALSFRVIRLRRSLAIGLGTGGDSALEQAVRAHGNFTEYAPIGLILLGSAELAGAAPGTLHAIGILLIVGRAAHAVGLSRSRGASAGRSLGVVLTFTALSIGVVVNLTHALGY; encoded by the coding sequence ATGCATTTCGCCATCACACCGCTCTATGCGGCGCTCGCGGCCATCATCCTCATGGCGCTGTCGTTTCGCGTGATCCGCCTGCGCCGCAGCCTGGCGATCGGTCTCGGCACCGGCGGCGACAGCGCGCTCGAGCAGGCCGTGCGCGCACACGGCAACTTCACGGAATATGCGCCGATCGGCCTGATCCTGCTCGGCTCGGCCGAGCTTGCGGGTGCTGCGCCGGGCACGCTGCATGCCATCGGCATCCTGCTGATCGTCGGACGAGCGGCCCATGCGGTGGGCCTCAGCCGCAGCCGAGGCGCCTCCGCCGGCCGCTCGCTCGGCGTCGTCCTGACATTCACCGCCTTATCGATTGGCGTCGTCGTGAACCTGACCCACGCCCTTGGCTACTGA